A genomic stretch from Pseudomonas alkylphenolica includes:
- a CDS encoding DUF1302 domain-containing protein has protein sequence MFLAIAGVCAGAAATGPVLAFQIDSGNPDLRMSLDNTIKYSSAWRVRGADSAVADNSVGVQANTNDGDLNFDKGLISNRLDLLSEFDLRYKGKYGMRVSGAAWYDDVYNKSNDNPGALGGALVNSRSADYDEFTKDTEKLHGRKAELLDAFVYGSFAPGDMGLNLKAGRFTQLYGESLFFGSNSIAAAQTSLDLIKALSVPNSQFKEILRPIGQVAGQLQINSNVSIGAYYQLEWRKSRLPGAGSYFSFTDFIDEGGETMILGPGFAVNRADDIEARDSGQGGVQMRITSGDYEFGIYAAQYHDKMPQFYVYPDVGLYEQVYAEDIRTLGFSVSTLLGETNVAAEISVRDDMPLVASGNTVIAPGGFGVIDGGSDAAFPKGRTLHLNLSAISVLSATPFWDGASFIGELAFNRVMSVTDNKDQLDPLATRDAGALQFIFTPEYFQVAPGLDLQVPIGVGYGLFGRSSVNGVLFPSENGGNVSIGLKGDYQKQWQASLGYTHYFGSDGSVINYDTAVSELSYNNFHGDRDFISFSVQRTF, from the coding sequence ATGTTTCTCGCCATTGCCGGCGTCTGTGCTGGAGCTGCTGCCACTGGGCCCGTCCTGGCTTTCCAGATCGACTCCGGCAACCCCGACCTGCGCATGTCGTTGGACAACACCATCAAATACAGCTCGGCGTGGCGTGTGCGTGGTGCCGATTCTGCAGTCGCCGATAACTCCGTTGGCGTGCAGGCCAACACCAACGATGGCGACCTCAACTTCGACAAGGGGCTGATCTCCAATCGCCTCGACCTGCTATCCGAGTTCGATCTGCGTTACAAGGGCAAGTACGGCATGCGTGTCAGTGGCGCGGCCTGGTACGACGATGTCTACAACAAGTCCAACGATAATCCGGGTGCGCTTGGTGGCGCGTTGGTCAACTCGCGCTCGGCCGATTACGACGAGTTCACCAAGGACACGGAAAAACTCCACGGGCGTAAGGCCGAGCTGCTTGATGCTTTCGTTTATGGCAGTTTCGCGCCAGGTGATATGGGGCTTAACCTTAAAGCGGGTCGTTTCACCCAGCTGTATGGCGAGAGCCTATTCTTCGGCTCTAACAGCATTGCTGCTGCGCAGACCTCGCTGGATCTGATCAAAGCCCTGTCGGTACCCAATTCCCAGTTTAAGGAAATCCTGCGCCCCATCGGCCAGGTGGCGGGGCAGTTGCAGATCAACTCCAACGTCTCCATCGGAGCCTACTACCAGCTGGAGTGGCGCAAGAGCCGCCTGCCTGGCGCGGGCAGCTACTTCAGCTTTACCGACTTCATCGATGAAGGTGGTGAAACGATGATTCTTGGCCCCGGCTTCGCGGTAAACCGTGCCGACGATATCGAGGCGCGTGATTCGGGGCAGGGCGGTGTGCAGATGCGTATCACCTCCGGTGACTACGAGTTCGGCATCTATGCCGCGCAGTATCACGACAAGATGCCGCAGTTCTATGTCTACCCGGATGTCGGGCTCTACGAGCAGGTATACGCCGAAGATATTCGCACCCTAGGCTTCAGTGTCAGTACCCTGCTCGGTGAAACCAACGTGGCCGCCGAAATATCGGTTCGTGATGACATGCCATTGGTCGCCAGTGGTAACACGGTGATTGCGCCCGGTGGTTTTGGTGTCATCGATGGCGGTAGCGATGCCGCCTTCCCTAAAGGCCGCACCCTGCACTTGAACCTCTCGGCGATCAGCGTGCTGTCGGCCACACCGTTCTGGGATGGTGCGTCCTTTATCGGCGAGCTGGCCTTCAACCGTGTGATGAGCGTGACAGACAACAAGGATCAACTTGATCCGCTGGCCACCCGCGACGCCGGTGCGCTGCAGTTCATCTTTACCCCCGAATACTTCCAGGTGGCACCTGGTCTCGATCTGCAGGTGCCGATTGGTGTGGGCTACGGCCTGTTCGGTCGTTCCTCGGTCAACGGTGTGCTGTTCCCTTCCGAGAACGGTGGAAACGTCAGCATCGGCCTCAAGGGTGATTACCAGAAACAATGGCAGGCCAGCCTGGGCTACACCCACTACTTCGGTTCGGATGGCTCGGTGATCAACTACGACACCGCAGTGTCTGAGCTTTCCTACAACAACTTCCACGGCGACCGCGACTTCATCTCGTTCTCGGTTCAGCGCACGTTCTGA
- a CDS encoding DUF1329 domain-containing protein: MHKKTALCAALAAILLGASSVQAAVSPEEAAALGKTLNPLGGEMAGNADGSIPAWTPTLSVPTSGEKVGDIPRKVFADEKPLAQITAQNLGQYAERLSEGTQALLKKYPDSFRVDVYPTHRTGVAPQYVYDNTVKNATSCQTKDEGMSLQGCYGGIPFPIPKAGVEVIWNHQLRVQNESEDVSSFKNIVLAADGSRILATMNDQSNQYPFYYKNGSADTWSGEYFLQRFVTIAPPFKAGETLVTRDSIDVKQARQAWQYLVGQRRVRRAPTVGYDTPDFVSSGANYFDEVQGLWGHIDRFDWKLVGKREMYVPYNANEVVTASLDEAYGKHHLNPDQVRWELHRVWEVEATVVSGKRHAVPKRRYYVDEDSWMILLMDGYDSEGKLWRTTQITPFVLPSTPMLELKPAHTFNLQANTMSTSQSLNEAVFKVVERRPETHWTGDAVAAEGVR; encoded by the coding sequence ATGCACAAGAAAACAGCTCTATGCGCAGCCCTGGCTGCAATCCTGCTTGGCGCATCAAGTGTGCAGGCCGCGGTGAGTCCCGAGGAAGCCGCCGCGCTGGGCAAGACGCTCAACCCGTTGGGCGGTGAAATGGCCGGCAATGCCGATGGCAGCATTCCGGCCTGGACGCCAACCCTGAGCGTGCCGACTTCAGGCGAGAAGGTGGGCGACATTCCGCGCAAGGTGTTTGCCGATGAGAAGCCGCTGGCGCAAATCACCGCGCAGAACCTGGGGCAGTATGCCGAGCGCCTCTCCGAGGGTACCCAGGCGCTGCTGAAGAAGTACCCCGACAGCTTCCGGGTTGATGTTTACCCTACTCATCGCACTGGTGTGGCGCCGCAGTACGTGTATGACAACACGGTGAAAAACGCCACGAGCTGTCAGACCAAGGATGAGGGCATGTCGCTGCAGGGTTGCTACGGCGGCATTCCGTTCCCGATTCCCAAGGCGGGTGTCGAGGTGATTTGGAATCACCAGCTCCGGGTCCAGAACGAGTCTGAGGATGTCTCCAGCTTCAAGAATATCGTACTGGCCGCCGATGGTTCGCGCATCCTGGCGACCATGAATGACCAGTCCAACCAGTATCCCTTCTACTACAAGAACGGCAGTGCCGATACTTGGAGCGGTGAGTACTTTTTGCAGCGTTTCGTCACTATAGCCCCGCCCTTCAAGGCTGGTGAGACACTAGTGACCCGGGACAGCATAGACGTCAAACAGGCGCGTCAGGCCTGGCAGTATCTGGTTGGCCAGCGCCGAGTGCGTCGCGCACCGACCGTGGGTTATGACACGCCAGACTTCGTTTCCTCGGGCGCCAATTACTTCGACGAAGTGCAGGGACTGTGGGGTCATATCGATCGCTTCGACTGGAAGCTGGTCGGCAAGCGCGAGATGTATGTGCCCTATAACGCCAACGAAGTGGTCACCGCGTCGCTGGATGAGGCCTACGGCAAGCACCACCTCAATCCGGACCAGGTGCGCTGGGAACTGCACCGCGTCTGGGAGGTTGAGGCGACAGTGGTCAGCGGCAAGCGCCACGCGGTGCCCAAGCGCCGCTACTACGTCGACGAGGACTCCTGGATGATCCTGTTGATGGATGGCTACGACAGCGAAGGCAAGCTGTGGCGCACCACCCAGATCACCCCGTTCGTGCTGCCGTCCACGCCGATGCTGGAACTCAAACCGGCGCACACCTTCAACCTGCAGGCCAACACCATGAGTACCAGCCAGTCGCTCAATGAGGCTGTCTTCAAGGTGGTTGAGCGCAGGCCCGAGACGCACTGGACGGGTGATGCAGTCGC